From the genome of Devriesea agamarum, one region includes:
- a CDS encoding TlpA family protein disulfide reductase, which produces MNPTPARFPRRRLIATLGALTAIPVLAACSGGDASGRYDKGFVSGDGVTTEITPDKRGKPLDFSGTTYSGKPFSAASARGRVLVINVWYASCAPCRVEAPHLRDIAHAYQDRGVNFIGVNVRDHKGPAEAFEQRYQIPYPSMPDPDSSILYAMRGNVAPNAVPSTLVLDRAGRPAARISGAVEPSTLRAMIDRVLAE; this is translated from the coding sequence GTGAACCCCACCCCCGCTCGGTTTCCCCGCCGCCGCCTGATCGCAACCCTCGGCGCCCTCACCGCCATCCCGGTGCTTGCCGCATGCTCAGGCGGCGATGCCTCCGGGCGATACGACAAAGGGTTCGTTTCCGGAGACGGCGTGACCACGGAAATTACCCCGGATAAGCGGGGTAAACCCCTGGATTTCTCCGGCACCACCTACAGTGGCAAACCATTCAGCGCAGCTTCCGCGCGCGGACGGGTTTTGGTAATCAACGTCTGGTACGCCTCCTGCGCCCCATGCCGGGTCGAAGCCCCTCACCTGCGCGATATTGCCCACGCCTACCAAGACCGAGGTGTGAACTTCATCGGGGTCAACGTGCGCGATCACAAAGGCCCCGCCGAAGCATTCGAGCAGCGTTATCAGATCCCCTACCCGTCTATGCCCGATCCTGACTCCAGCATCCTGTACGCCATGCGCGGCAATGTGGCGCCAAACGCTGTGCCCAGCACCCTGGTCCTGGACCGCGCAGGACGTCCCGCTGCCCGAATCTCCGGCGCCGTGGAACCCAGCACCCTACGGGCCATGATCGACCGGGTCCTCGCCGAATGA
- a CDS encoding histidine phosphatase family protein, with the protein MTETTVHLVRHGEVHNPNKILYGRLPGYRLSELGQRMAERAGAYLADHDVTLVISSPLLRARQTAAPIAAAHNLPIGTDQRLIEAGAHFEGLRVGHGAGRLTRPVHWPYLINPFRPSWGEPYRDQVQRVMAAVHDARLRADGHEAVLVLHQLPIWVTRLAAEGRRLAHDPRRRQCRLGSVTSFRFSGSQLLGVEYAEPAADLYGDAVDATGGKLT; encoded by the coding sequence ATGACCGAAACCACTGTTCACCTCGTACGCCATGGCGAGGTCCACAACCCGAACAAGATCCTCTACGGACGCCTTCCGGGTTACCGGCTCTCTGAGCTTGGACAGCGCATGGCAGAGCGCGCCGGAGCCTACCTTGCGGATCACGATGTCACCCTGGTCATCTCCTCCCCGTTGTTACGCGCCCGACAGACCGCTGCCCCCATTGCCGCCGCACACAACCTGCCCATAGGGACTGATCAGCGTCTGATCGAAGCGGGAGCCCACTTTGAAGGATTGCGCGTGGGGCACGGAGCAGGACGCTTAACGCGCCCCGTGCACTGGCCCTACCTGATCAATCCGTTCCGACCATCCTGGGGAGAGCCCTACCGCGACCAAGTCCAGCGCGTGATGGCCGCTGTGCACGACGCTCGGTTGCGCGCCGACGGACACGAAGCGGTGCTGGTCCTGCACCAATTGCCGATCTGGGTCACCCGCCTCGCAGCTGAAGGACGGCGCCTAGCTCACGACCCCCGTCGTCGGCAATGCCGACTAGGCTCGGTGACATCCTTCCGCTTCAGCGGTTCCCAGCTGCTCGGAGTGGAGTACGCCGAACCCGCCGCCGACCTGTACGGCGACGCTGTTGACGCCACCGGAGGCAAGCTCACGTGA
- a CDS encoding MarR family winged helix-turn-helix transcriptional regulator, producing MTSTRWLDDEEQRAWRTYLFASSLLHEHFSQVLEQTPDIDLSLPEYEILVRLSEAEGRHLRMSELAEQIVHSRSRLTHTVARLERRGYVERIRCANDGRGREAHLTDVGYAALEYAAPHHVASVIEHFIDVVGRDDFLQLGRIMHKVLVAHDED from the coding sequence ATGACCTCCACCCGCTGGCTCGACGATGAGGAGCAGCGAGCATGGCGGACTTACCTCTTCGCCTCATCGCTCCTGCATGAGCATTTCTCCCAGGTACTCGAGCAAACACCTGATATTGACCTATCTCTTCCGGAATACGAGATTTTGGTACGCCTCAGCGAAGCTGAAGGACGACATCTGCGCATGTCAGAACTAGCCGAGCAGATCGTCCATTCGCGCTCGCGGCTGACCCACACGGTCGCTCGCCTCGAGCGTCGCGGCTACGTTGAGCGGATTCGCTGCGCCAACGACGGTCGAGGGCGAGAAGCTCATTTAACCGACGTCGGCTATGCCGCCTTGGAATATGCCGCCCCTCATCATGTAGCGTCCGTAATCGAACATTTCATCGACGTGGTGGGCCGGGACGACTTCCTCCAGCTCGGACGCATCATGCACAAGGTGCTCGTCGCACACGACGAGGACTGA
- a CDS encoding YceI family protein — protein sequence MTALPTGLTAGRWTLDAAHTEVGFSVRHAGISKTRGSFRDVTGTLTLGTSLQDSQLDATVQIASIDTGNTDRDNHLRGEDFFDAEQFPTMTFHASAIDDSTLAGELSIHGVTRDITFTYEFLGATTDPFGAYRAGFEATATISRKDFGLTWNAALEAGGVLVGDKVTIQLSAEFVAPTAS from the coding sequence ATGACCGCTCTACCCACCGGACTCACCGCCGGACGCTGGACGCTGGACGCCGCACACACCGAAGTCGGCTTCTCCGTACGTCACGCAGGCATCTCCAAGACCCGCGGCTCATTCCGCGACGTCACCGGAACCCTCACCCTCGGAACCAGCCTCCAAGACAGCCAGCTCGACGCCACCGTCCAGATCGCCTCCATCGACACCGGCAACACCGACCGCGATAACCACCTGCGCGGAGAGGACTTCTTCGACGCCGAGCAGTTCCCCACCATGACCTTCCACGCCTCAGCAATTGACGACAGCACCCTTGCCGGCGAACTCAGCATTCACGGCGTCACCCGTGACATCACCTTCACGTATGAATTCCTCGGCGCCACCACCGACCCCTTCGGTGCCTACCGGGCCGGATTTGAAGCCACCGCCACAATCTCCCGCAAAGACTTCGGACTCACCTGGAACGCAGCCCTGGAAGCAGGCGGTGTACTGGTCGGCGACAAAGTCACCATCCAGCTGAGCGCCGAATTCGTCGCTCCCACCGCGAGCTGA
- a CDS encoding glutaredoxin family protein has product MPDPTPCSASAGSTPPRVTFVTRVGCHLCEEALPVVRRIAEAHGADVVVRDVDADPDDRARFGEDVPVVLVAGRVICRFRVHEAALTKALGCRPWWRRVLGR; this is encoded by the coding sequence ATGCCTGATCCCACACCTTGTTCGGCTTCCGCCGGATCGACTCCGCCGCGTGTGACCTTTGTGACGCGGGTGGGGTGTCATTTATGCGAGGAGGCTCTGCCGGTTGTGCGCCGCATTGCGGAGGCTCACGGCGCCGACGTTGTGGTCCGAGATGTCGATGCTGATCCGGATGATCGTGCCCGGTTCGGTGAGGATGTGCCGGTGGTTTTGGTGGCTGGCCGGGTGATTTGCCGGTTCAGGGTGCATGAAGCGGCGCTCACCAAGGCCTTAGGGTGCCGGCCATGGTGGCGCCGCGTGCTGGGTCGATAA
- a CDS encoding 30S ribosomal protein bS22 has protein sequence MGSVIKKRRKRMAKKKHRKLLRKTRHQRRNKK, from the coding sequence ATGGGTTCTGTGATTAAGAAGCGCCGCAAGCGCATGGCGAAGAAGAAGCACCGCAAGCTGCTGCGTAAGACTCGCCATCAGCGTCGCAACAAGAAGTGA
- a CDS encoding GTPase family protein, giving the protein MIGRKNQPKQDIDGGLGGEHRLAARIEALEDVCECAEGRIDNALIERARQVVGSARARRLLSAEHTVVGLFGATGSGKSTVMNALAGRDIARTHVRRPTTSRPLAAIWGSEGSEELLDWLGVTDRHVMGEDRHLVLLDLPDFDSVADEHRRVAEHFAEVVDVLVWVLDPQKYADAVLHRDFVAPHAGHGAVTLVVLNQVDRLLPEDRKDVLRSLREVLAADGLSRVPVVAASARTGEGIDELWARIDDVARRRDAAGRRILADLQRVGTELVGSVGDVDVPGPSSSDVDALTSDLASAVRVPQIAQAAAGSYRKRAHHATGWPFVRWISRFRPDPLRRLGLAGRSEPADLRRTSLPAAGAAQRAYVDGGLRRLAETSMHGVPEGWCPVVRQAVRRHDDALPDALDQAVARTDLGAQRGSWWWPVLGVLQWLALAVLVVGLGWLSLLAVLAYAQLPLPSPPMVDGLGIPIPLPTVLVVLGLALGVLVALGGGACAALASRWRSRQVRERLESAVADVADELVLAPLDEELDRLRGARHALRAATRP; this is encoded by the coding sequence ATGATTGGAAGGAAGAACCAGCCTAAGCAGGATATCGATGGTGGACTGGGCGGTGAGCACCGGCTGGCTGCCCGTATTGAAGCTCTGGAGGACGTATGCGAATGCGCCGAAGGCCGGATCGACAATGCGCTGATTGAGCGTGCTCGGCAGGTGGTGGGCTCGGCCCGGGCGCGCCGGTTGCTGTCGGCTGAGCACACCGTAGTTGGCCTATTCGGGGCCACCGGTTCCGGTAAATCTACGGTGATGAATGCGCTGGCTGGTCGCGATATTGCGCGTACACATGTGCGGCGTCCGACGACGAGCCGCCCGCTGGCGGCGATCTGGGGGTCCGAGGGCAGTGAGGAACTGCTGGACTGGCTCGGTGTGACTGATCGGCACGTGATGGGTGAGGACCGCCATCTGGTGCTGCTGGATCTTCCCGACTTCGACTCGGTGGCAGATGAGCATCGGCGGGTGGCAGAACATTTTGCTGAAGTCGTCGATGTGCTGGTGTGGGTGCTGGATCCTCAGAAATATGCTGACGCCGTGCTCCACCGGGATTTTGTGGCCCCGCATGCTGGACACGGTGCTGTCACCTTGGTGGTGCTGAACCAGGTGGATCGGCTGCTCCCGGAGGATCGCAAGGATGTCCTGCGGTCGTTGCGGGAGGTGCTGGCAGCGGATGGTCTCAGTCGGGTTCCGGTGGTGGCGGCGTCTGCGCGCACCGGCGAGGGAATCGATGAGCTGTGGGCGAGGATTGATGACGTGGCTCGGCGTCGAGATGCGGCCGGGCGTCGGATCCTGGCTGATCTGCAGCGGGTAGGCACCGAATTGGTCGGGAGCGTGGGCGATGTCGATGTTCCTGGACCGTCATCGAGCGACGTCGATGCGCTGACGTCGGATTTGGCCAGTGCCGTCCGGGTGCCGCAGATCGCGCAGGCGGCGGCTGGGTCGTATCGCAAACGGGCTCACCATGCGACGGGTTGGCCGTTTGTGCGGTGGATCTCTCGGTTCCGCCCCGATCCGCTGCGCCGACTGGGACTTGCGGGGCGGTCCGAACCGGCTGATCTTCGGCGTACCTCGTTGCCGGCGGCCGGGGCCGCGCAGAGGGCTTATGTCGATGGAGGGTTGCGGCGTCTGGCGGAGACCTCTATGCACGGTGTGCCTGAGGGGTGGTGTCCGGTGGTGCGTCAAGCGGTTCGTCGCCATGACGATGCTCTTCCTGACGCTTTGGATCAGGCGGTCGCTAGAACAGATCTCGGCGCGCAACGCGGTTCCTGGTGGTGGCCGGTGCTCGGGGTATTGCAGTGGCTTGCGCTGGCGGTGCTGGTGGTCGGCTTGGGGTGGCTCAGCTTGTTGGCGGTGCTTGCGTATGCGCAGTTACCGTTGCCGTCTCCGCCGATGGTCGATGGGCTGGGAATTCCGATTCCTCTTCCGACGGTGCTGGTCGTGCTCGGTTTAGCGCTGGGTGTGCTGGTTGCTCTGGGGGGTGGTGCGTGCGCGGCGCTGGCTAGCCGGTGGCGTTCGCGTCAGGTGCGCGAGCGGCTGGAATCGGCGGTTGCCGACGTCGCTGATGAGCTGGTTTTAGCTCCTTTAGATGAGGAACTTGACCGTTTGCGTGGTGCCCGCCACGCTCTGAGGGCGGCGACGCGCCCGTGA
- a CDS encoding dynamin family protein: MDTQDPLVPRTVSPTGVPGAGAGSEEALLTRLCDQLSGVRLPLPVPGADQARDEIAAVSGQLADHVLPRIRSLSAPLLAVVGGSTGAGKSTLVNSLIGRRVTRAGAIRPTTRTPILVHHPEDAPWFEGSRILPGLARIRRDQADQGGQGSTGRAGRLGSGAGGDAAGPGGLELVADPAVPRGLALLDAPDVDSVSEANRRLAGQLLRAADLWIFVTTANRYADAVPWVLLDQAADRDITVAIVMNRIPAPFATATNSQLGTGWASGTPAESPDTLSAETSSASAEAGIDDAVTAELLEDLSALLVRRGLEPAALFPVREMPLDHDGLVSRAAIEPLDTWMRELAHDAGRRAELARRTLAGALQAVAAGTQRIAVATQDQATALQARRAEVSSAFKTAHDHIVEAVSDGSLLRGEVLARWQDLVGAGEFFRGVEAWFSRMRDRAGAFLRGKPAPAIRVEQALETGLRSVVIEELARACERVDSAWRADPSGRLLLNGDDMARLPNSTGDDVARAIRDWQADVLELVSTEGRDRRQRARILSLGVNVVGIALMVVVFASTAFIPTGLEVGVGAGTAVIGQKLLETIFGDEAVRRLARTARDQLEDRLRALGAARMEDFTARIDAVDLGPSPESLREAVEEVRALAHEVAAPRQAGDLS; the protein is encoded by the coding sequence ATGGATACACAGGATCCGTTAGTTCCCCGGACAGTTTCCCCAACGGGCGTACCTGGCGCCGGGGCGGGATCTGAAGAGGCCCTGCTCACTCGGTTGTGTGACCAGCTTTCTGGGGTACGGCTGCCGTTACCGGTTCCGGGTGCTGATCAGGCGCGTGATGAGATTGCCGCCGTGAGCGGACAGCTTGCCGATCATGTGTTGCCGCGGATCAGATCACTGTCGGCTCCGTTGCTGGCGGTTGTCGGTGGTTCGACCGGTGCGGGAAAGTCGACTTTGGTCAACTCGCTGATTGGTCGGCGGGTCACTCGGGCTGGGGCGATTCGTCCGACCACGCGCACCCCGATTCTTGTGCATCATCCCGAGGATGCGCCTTGGTTTGAAGGGTCGCGGATTCTGCCGGGGTTGGCGAGGATCCGTCGAGATCAGGCAGACCAAGGTGGCCAGGGCTCAACGGGTCGCGCGGGCCGCTTAGGGTCCGGCGCGGGGGGCGATGCCGCTGGTCCCGGAGGGCTGGAACTAGTCGCTGATCCTGCGGTTCCGCGCGGTTTAGCGCTGTTAGATGCCCCGGATGTGGATTCGGTTTCTGAAGCCAACCGGCGTTTGGCCGGGCAGCTATTGCGGGCGGCTGACTTGTGGATCTTTGTGACCACAGCGAATCGCTATGCCGACGCGGTTCCGTGGGTGTTGCTGGATCAGGCTGCGGATCGGGATATCACCGTTGCCATCGTGATGAATCGGATTCCGGCACCGTTTGCGACCGCCACGAATTCTCAACTCGGCACCGGGTGGGCATCGGGAACACCTGCTGAATCCCCAGATACTCTGTCCGCAGAGACTTCATCCGCATCAGCGGAGGCGGGCATTGATGACGCGGTGACTGCTGAGCTACTTGAGGATCTGTCCGCGTTGTTGGTCCGTCGCGGGCTGGAACCCGCCGCTCTATTCCCCGTGCGCGAAATGCCGCTGGATCATGACGGTTTAGTCTCGCGTGCGGCGATTGAACCGTTGGACACCTGGATGAGGGAGCTCGCGCACGATGCGGGCCGCCGCGCTGAGCTCGCGCGTCGCACGTTGGCGGGTGCATTGCAGGCAGTGGCCGCAGGCACTCAGCGCATTGCGGTGGCAACGCAGGACCAGGCCACTGCGTTACAGGCCCGTCGCGCAGAGGTCAGTTCTGCGTTTAAAACCGCCCATGATCACATTGTGGAGGCGGTCTCCGATGGTTCGCTTCTGCGTGGCGAGGTGCTGGCCCGTTGGCAGGATCTTGTGGGCGCAGGCGAGTTTTTCCGCGGGGTGGAGGCGTGGTTTTCGCGGATGCGTGACCGGGCAGGGGCGTTCCTGCGCGGAAAACCGGCGCCGGCCATTCGGGTTGAACAGGCGTTGGAGACGGGTTTGCGCAGTGTTGTGATTGAGGAACTGGCCCGGGCGTGTGAACGGGTAGATTCCGCGTGGCGCGCCGATCCGTCGGGGCGGCTGCTGTTGAACGGTGACGATATGGCTCGGCTGCCCAACTCCACCGGTGACGACGTTGCCCGTGCGATTCGAGACTGGCAGGCAGATGTTTTGGAGCTGGTCTCCACCGAGGGGCGAGATCGTCGTCAACGGGCACGGATTTTGTCGCTAGGGGTCAACGTGGTCGGCATCGCCCTGATGGTGGTGGTGTTTGCCTCGACGGCTTTCATCCCCACCGGTTTGGAAGTTGGGGTGGGTGCGGGAACGGCTGTGATCGGTCAGAAGCTGCTGGAGACGATCTTTGGCGATGAAGCGGTTCGCCGTTTGGCTCGGACGGCACGCGACCAGCTCGAGGACCGTTTGCGTGCCCTGGGGGCGGCCCGAATGGAGGATTTCACCGCCCGTATTGACGCGGTGGATTTGGGGCCGTCGCCGGAGTCGTTGCGGGAAGCTGTCGAGGAGGTGCGGGCGCTGGCGCATGAGGTAGCGGCACCGCGGCAGGCGGGTGATCTCTCATGA